In Castanea sativa cultivar Marrone di Chiusa Pesio chromosome 6, ASM4071231v1, a single window of DNA contains:
- the LOC142639643 gene encoding uncharacterized protein LOC142639643 produces MLLDSRLVVGQVEGELEARDSRMREYLSQVRHLRLEFKSFTLQQIPRSRNTHSDSLATLATSSAQGSPRVILVEDLCISIEVKKDVVQVHQIRVGPSWMDPIVMFIKDDILLEEKGKIDKVRRKAPRFWLFEDKKLYKRSFSGPYLLCIHSEAVEPLLEELYEGICGSHISGRSLSHRALTQGYWSLGIQREAREYVKKYDQCQRFALNIHQPSGILNHLFSPWPFAQWGLDIVGPFPKAAGNRKWLLVGTNYLTKWVEAESLANIRDIDAKRFGNGQAKAVNKVTVNGLKKMLDDAKGKWVEELPHLAYYQQKLKQRYDSNVKLRLVAPGDLVLRKVFGTAKNPAWGKLEPNWEGLYCITSVAGIGA; encoded by the exons ATGTTGTTAGATTCTAGGCTAGTTGTTGGTCAGGTAGAGGGTGAATTAGAAGCTAGAGACTCGAGGATGCGAGAGTACTTGAGTCAAGTTAGACATTTACGCTTGGAATTCAAATCCTTCACCTTACAGCAAATCCCTAGAAGTAGAAATACTCATTCAGATTCCCTTGCCACGCTCGCAAcctcctcggctcaaggttcgCCACGGGTCATCCTGGTTGAAGATTTGTGTATATCTATAGAGGTAAAGAAGGATGTGGTTCAGGTCCATCAGATTAgggtgggacctagttggatggatcctattgtCATGTTCATCAAGGATGACATCTTGCTTGAGGAGAAAGGAAAGATTGACAAGGTGCGAAGAAAAGCTCCtcgtttttggttgtttgaggataaaaaattgtataaacgctctttCTCTGGACCTTACTTGCTGTGTATACATTCTGAGGCAGTAGAACCCCTCTTGGAAGAGTTGTACGAGgggatttgtgggagtcatATAAGTGGTAGATCTTTATCTCATAGGGCCCTCACTCAAGGGTACTGGTCGCTAGGTATACAAAGGGAAGCACGAGAGTATGTGAAGAAGTATGACCAGTGCCAAAGATTTGCCCTAAATATTCATCAGCCTAGTGGTATCCTTAATCATCTCTTTAGTCcctggccttttgctcaatggggcttagaTATTGTAGGACCCTTCCCTAAGGCAGCAGGAAACAGAAAATGGCTTTTGGTTGGCACGAATTACctcaccaagtgggttgaagctgaatcTTTGGCAAACATTAGAGATATAGATGCTAAGAgattt ggaaatgggcaggccaaGGCTGTGAATAAAGTCACAGTGAATGGGCTCAAAAAGATGTTGGATGATGCCAAGggcaaatgggtggaagagctaCCCCAC TTGGCatattatcagcaaaagcttaaGCAAAGGTATGACTCAAATGTGAAGTTAAGGCTAGTAGCacctggagatttggtattGCGGAAGGTTTTTGGGACtgcaaagaacccagcatggggaaagttagAACCCAATTGGGAAGGGCTATACTGTATCACCTCGGTAGCTGGGATAGGAGCGTAA